From Mesobacillus jeotgali, the proteins below share one genomic window:
- a CDS encoding type 1 glutamine amidotransferase domain-containing protein, with product MAKKIACLITDLFEDSEYLEPARAFAEAGHEVMTIEKEKGKTVKGKQGKAEVKIDESIDQVRPEDFDALFIPGGFSPDQLRGDEQFVKFAKSFMDEKKPVFAICHGPQLLLTAKTLEGRDATGYKSIRVDMEYAGAKYADKEVVVCSNQLVTSREPKDIPAFNREALNLLK from the coding sequence ATGGCTAAAAAAATTGCTTGTTTAATAACGGACCTATTTGAAGACTCAGAATACCTCGAGCCTGCCCGTGCTTTTGCAGAAGCAGGACATGAGGTTATGACCATCGAAAAAGAAAAGGGGAAGACAGTAAAAGGCAAGCAGGGCAAAGCCGAGGTAAAAATTGATGAAAGCATCGATCAAGTAAGACCGGAAGATTTCGATGCATTGTTCATTCCTGGCGGTTTTTCTCCGGACCAGCTTCGCGGGGATGAACAATTCGTAAAATTCGCCAAGTCGTTCATGGATGAGAAGAAGCCCGTGTTTGCGATTTGCCATGGCCCACAGCTTCTGTTGACCGCCAAGACACTAGAAGGAAGAGATGCAACAGGCTATAAATCAATCCGTGTGGACATGGAATACGCCGGGGCAAAATACGCGGACAAGGAAGTCGTCGTTTGCAGCAACCAGCTGGTGACTAGCCGGGAGCCAAAAGATATTCCTGCATTCAACCGCGAAGCACTGAACTTGTTAAAATAA
- the map gene encoding type I methionyl aminopeptidase, with amino-acid sequence MIVLKSKREIENMKEAGKLLASVHKEIRKIIKPGVTTWEIDEFVEDYLKKHGATPQQKGYRDYQYATCASINDEVCHGFPRKEALNDGDIVTIDMVVNLNGALADSAWSYAVGNISEESQKLLDVTKEALYRGIAVSVPGNRVGDIGHAIQSYVEAEGFSVVREFIGHGIGSVIHEKPDIPHYGLPGKGPRLKEGMVFTIEPMVNIGEWPTKMDSNKWTARTVDGTLSAQYEHTIAITKDGPIILTDQE; translated from the coding sequence ATGATTGTTTTAAAATCAAAACGAGAAATTGAAAATATGAAGGAAGCAGGAAAATTGCTTGCTTCTGTGCATAAAGAGATCCGCAAAATTATTAAGCCTGGAGTGACGACCTGGGAAATTGATGAGTTTGTAGAAGACTACCTGAAAAAACATGGGGCCACACCGCAGCAGAAGGGCTACCGGGACTATCAATATGCAACCTGTGCCAGCATCAATGATGAAGTATGCCACGGATTTCCGCGCAAAGAGGCGCTGAATGACGGTGATATTGTTACTATCGATATGGTTGTCAACCTGAATGGTGCCCTCGCTGATTCGGCCTGGAGCTATGCCGTTGGGAATATAAGCGAAGAGTCGCAGAAGCTGCTGGATGTGACGAAAGAGGCCTTATACCGGGGAATTGCTGTATCCGTTCCAGGCAACCGGGTTGGTGACATTGGCCATGCAATCCAGTCCTATGTGGAAGCTGAAGGGTTTTCGGTTGTGCGCGAATTCATCGGCCACGGCATCGGCTCAGTGATTCATGAAAAGCCGGATATCCCGCACTACGGCCTGCCAGGCAAAGGGCCTAGGCTAAAAGAAGGCATGGTATTCACCATCGAACCGATGGTCAATATCGGAGAATGGCCTACCAAAATGGATTCAAACAAGTGGACAGCAAGAACGGTTGACGGCACACTTTCTGCCCAGTATGAGCACACTATCGCGATCACCAAGGACGGTCCAATTATTCTGACGGATCAGGAGTAA
- a CDS encoding MurR/RpiR family transcriptional regulator has product MASELNGQNVIVKIKAIYSSLSSKEKAVADYILKNTQEIIHLSITEFAEYASVAEATIFRFCKRLGFRGYQAFKIALASELVEPIKNIHEEIKEEDETVTLAEKVFAGHIEAMKETLNLLDATVLESIIEVLGNASRIDFYGSGGSSAIALDAYHKFLRTGVHCNAHSDGHQQIISAALLGPGQAAVGISHSGSNKDVIEALKIAKTNGAATIAITGHYKSPLSKEADYVLYTTSRETLFRSEALSSRLVQLSLIDVLHVAVSVRTQEQTLGNLQKIREAISIKRV; this is encoded by the coding sequence ATGGCCAGTGAACTGAATGGACAAAATGTCATCGTTAAAATAAAAGCTATCTACTCATCGCTTTCATCAAAAGAGAAGGCGGTCGCCGATTACATATTGAAGAACACTCAGGAAATCATCCATCTTTCGATCACCGAGTTTGCCGAATACGCCTCTGTGGCAGAAGCAACCATTTTCCGGTTTTGCAAGCGACTTGGCTTCAGGGGATATCAGGCTTTTAAAATCGCCCTCGCAAGTGAATTAGTTGAACCAATCAAGAATATCCATGAAGAAATAAAAGAGGAAGATGAAACCGTTACACTTGCGGAAAAAGTATTCGCCGGGCATATTGAAGCGATGAAAGAAACACTTAATCTGCTGGATGCCACAGTGCTTGAGAGTATCATCGAGGTACTTGGCAATGCCAGCCGAATTGATTTCTATGGATCTGGCGGTTCATCGGCAATCGCGCTTGATGCCTATCATAAATTTTTGCGGACAGGCGTCCATTGCAATGCCCATAGTGACGGACACCAGCAAATCATTTCCGCAGCACTGCTCGGTCCAGGGCAGGCAGCTGTTGGCATTTCGCATAGCGGCAGCAATAAAGACGTTATAGAGGCATTGAAAATTGCCAAAACTAACGGAGCCGCGACTATTGCAATCACTGGCCATTATAAGTCACCTTTATCAAAGGAAGCGGATTACGTTCTTTATACAACTTCACGCGAAACGCTTTTCCGGTCGGAGGCATTGTCATCAAGACTGGTCCAGTTAAGCCTGATTGACGTGCTTCACGTCGCTGTATCCGTCCGCACGCAAGAACAAACACTTGGTAATCTGCAAAAGATCAGGGAAGCAATTTCAATCAAAAGAGTGTAG
- the gnd gene encoding phosphogluconate dehydrogenase (NAD(+)-dependent, decarboxylating): MKLGMVGLGKMGYNLVLNLMENGHEVVANDINEEAMQKIKSEGAEIAADYQAMVNMLPKPRVIWLMIPAGELIDQVIEKFAPVLEEGDILIDGGNSNYKDTLRRAEKLSAAGIHFMDVGTSGGMEGARNGACTMIGGDAEIFAHVEPIFKDISIEKGYLYTGKVGSGHFLKMVHNGIEYGMMQAIAEGFEILEKSPFDYDYKEVSRVWNHGSVIRSWLMELMENAFSKEPKLESIKGVMHSSGEGKWTVETALDLQTAAPVIALSLMMRYRSLEDDTFTGKVVAALRNEFGGHAVERK, translated from the coding sequence GTGAAACTAGGAATGGTTGGCCTTGGCAAGATGGGTTATAACTTGGTATTGAATCTGATGGAAAACGGCCATGAGGTTGTAGCGAACGATATAAACGAGGAAGCAATGCAGAAAATCAAATCAGAAGGCGCTGAAATCGCAGCTGATTATCAGGCAATGGTAAATATGCTGCCAAAGCCGCGTGTTATCTGGCTGATGATTCCTGCTGGTGAATTGATTGACCAGGTGATCGAAAAATTCGCCCCAGTGCTGGAAGAAGGCGACATCCTGATTGATGGCGGGAATTCAAACTACAAGGATACGTTAAGGCGCGCAGAAAAACTATCAGCCGCAGGAATCCACTTCATGGACGTTGGGACAAGCGGCGGAATGGAAGGCGCACGCAATGGTGCATGCACGATGATTGGCGGCGACGCAGAGATTTTTGCTCATGTGGAACCAATCTTCAAGGACATTTCCATTGAAAAAGGATACCTGTACACAGGCAAAGTTGGCAGCGGCCACTTTTTGAAAATGGTCCATAATGGTATTGAGTATGGTATGATGCAGGCAATCGCTGAAGGCTTTGAGATTCTTGAAAAAAGCCCATTCGATTATGACTACAAAGAAGTTTCACGCGTATGGAATCACGGTTCTGTCATCCGCAGCTGGCTGATGGAATTGATGGAAAACGCCTTCTCCAAGGAGCCGAAGCTTGAGAGCATCAAAGGCGTCATGCATTCATCTGGAGAAGGGAAATGGACAGTCGAAACAGCACTGGATCTGCAAACAGCAGCACCAGTCATCGCACTGTCACTAATGATGCGTTACCGCTCACTGGAAGACGATACTTTTACCGGAAAAGTAGTCGCAGCATTAAGGAATGAATTTGGCGGCCATGCGGTCGAAAGAAAATAA
- a CDS encoding ABC transporter substrate-binding protein → MKTKWYFFFLTTVAVSAIIYAFLGVKGEESVQVGVLMIGENRYEKFTGLEAGLKDLGYSPKNIHFIVKNSHDDEELMDQQIDQLLKVEPDLIVTLGGIESLRLKEKMDKKNIEIPVVFAGLAAPKELGLIKDYKSPGGMFTGINNYHASISGKRLEMLTTLVPAIERVHVIYDSKIVVSKLSLEETRKAAGELGVDISPCDASSKECLKTLWALDAEKEGILILSSFRIESLTDEIVRLTTEKKIPAMGLYDFEAEKGLLASYGSSFYSQGYQASRFVSLILQGNKPGDLPVELPDGIRFVVNQQTKDSLGLTYNQDLLHIADLIHPEVQGGRQR, encoded by the coding sequence GTGAAAACTAAGTGGTATTTCTTTTTCCTGACGACGGTTGCCGTTTCGGCAATAATATACGCTTTCCTTGGTGTGAAAGGGGAAGAGTCGGTTCAAGTTGGCGTTCTGATGATTGGCGAGAACCGCTATGAGAAGTTCACTGGCCTGGAAGCCGGGTTAAAGGATCTGGGTTACAGCCCCAAGAACATACATTTTATAGTAAAGAACTCACATGATGATGAAGAACTGATGGATCAGCAGATCGATCAGCTGCTAAAAGTTGAACCAGACCTGATTGTGACGCTTGGCGGAATCGAATCCCTTCGTCTAAAAGAAAAAATGGATAAGAAAAACATTGAGATTCCGGTTGTTTTTGCCGGTCTTGCAGCGCCAAAGGAACTGGGTTTGATTAAAGATTACAAGTCTCCCGGGGGAATGTTTACCGGGATAAATAATTATCATGCGAGTATCTCAGGCAAACGCCTCGAGATGCTTACAACACTTGTACCGGCTATTGAAAGGGTGCATGTAATTTATGACAGCAAAATTGTGGTCAGCAAATTGAGCCTGGAAGAAACCAGGAAGGCAGCCGGGGAATTAGGTGTGGATATTTCCCCATGTGATGCAAGCTCGAAGGAATGCTTGAAAACATTATGGGCATTAGATGCTGAGAAGGAGGGCATCCTCATCCTTTCCAGCTTCAGGATTGAATCGCTTACCGATGAAATAGTCAGGCTGACAACGGAGAAGAAAATCCCGGCTATGGGACTCTATGATTTTGAAGCTGAAAAAGGCCTGCTTGCCAGTTACGGCTCAAGTTTTTATTCACAGGGTTACCAGGCTTCCAGGTTTGTCTCACTGATTCTTCAGGGAAATAAACCGGGCGATTTGCCAGTTGAACTGCCTGATGGCATTCGATTTGTAGTCAATCAGCAGACAAAGGATTCACTCGGACTCACTTATAACCAGGATTTGCTTCATATCGCGGACCTGATCCACCCAGAAGTGCAAGGGGGGCGGCAGCGATGA
- a CDS encoding ATP-binding protein — MKTLLDMIHSQTIRNKVLVFGVVMSTIPLLLLSLYYYSFVKSDLETRILEKQHLVLENLSREIQYEFSQTFQRIQVLASLNLLNKEQSALYELLQQSESIEEVIIADDKGFVEKRISRYELNIAGDMERWFTDDMWFQLQSRDRVYGQVEFNQYGQPVMKLAIPFYEKDSKKAIGVVIQLQKIIGKISSMRQDHSSYIYLLDDKERIIAHQDYSKLWQKQTSAGQDEIGVKAQIDYLNWVLVMEQPKTTAFAPINRMLQSGIGAVALMILTVSLISVWAGLYFTKPIVTIDREMNKLKQGQKIIPVKMKRTDELGKLAGSFNEMSKELLEKSRLLEQEKERLDVVVNGIGAGLALVTKEYQITWMNPILKGWLKEDRLTLPCYAVIGGENTPCLNCPITCPGLDKIADEVMKFKDGATGERIFRHRVFPLNHAIEEEGEFLVVLEDITEQKQMEETMIQTDKLSALGIMASSFAHEVNNPLATINVYAEDLIDRIQAGDEDLDEEEMEHYLRKIKENTERCKRITGNLLNFSRKNDWTNEHIRIREIIENSISLVEHQLKKQRIQLELRVAEELPMVTGDGLKLMQVIVNLINNAVDAMESEGKLVISATVTDSETVSIQVTDRGHGIPAEAMDKLFDPFFTTKPIGKGTGLGLSVCYGIIQQFGGNIMIDSKPLEGTTVEIQLPAERLAKPENTNG; from the coding sequence ATGAAAACTTTATTGGATATGATCCATTCCCAGACAATCCGGAATAAGGTCCTGGTATTCGGAGTGGTGATGTCAACCATTCCCCTGCTGCTGCTCAGCCTGTATTACTACTCTTTTGTAAAATCAGATCTGGAAACGAGGATCCTGGAAAAACAGCATCTGGTGCTGGAGAACCTATCGCGGGAAATCCAATACGAATTCAGCCAGACATTCCAGCGAATCCAGGTCCTCGCTTCTCTTAATCTGTTGAATAAAGAACAAAGCGCCTTGTATGAGCTCCTGCAGCAAAGCGAATCGATTGAGGAAGTAATCATCGCGGATGATAAGGGCTTTGTTGAAAAAAGGATATCCCGTTACGAACTTAACATTGCCGGAGATATGGAACGGTGGTTTACCGATGATATGTGGTTTCAGCTGCAATCCCGCGACAGAGTCTATGGCCAGGTGGAATTCAACCAGTACGGCCAGCCTGTCATGAAGCTGGCGATCCCTTTTTATGAAAAAGATAGTAAGAAAGCGATTGGGGTCGTGATTCAGCTCCAGAAAATCATCGGGAAAATTTCTTCGATGCGTCAGGACCATTCTTCCTATATATATTTACTTGATGATAAAGAACGGATCATTGCCCACCAGGATTACAGCAAGCTCTGGCAAAAGCAAACGTCCGCAGGCCAGGATGAGATTGGGGTTAAGGCACAAATTGACTATTTGAACTGGGTGCTCGTAATGGAGCAGCCGAAAACAACAGCTTTTGCCCCAATCAATAGAATGCTCCAAAGCGGCATAGGAGCGGTTGCATTGATGATTCTTACGGTCAGTTTAATCAGCGTCTGGGCAGGGCTTTATTTTACAAAGCCAATTGTCACGATTGACCGTGAAATGAACAAATTGAAGCAGGGACAAAAAATCATCCCTGTGAAAATGAAGCGAACAGATGAGCTCGGAAAACTGGCAGGTTCCTTCAACGAGATGAGCAAGGAACTGCTTGAAAAATCAAGGCTGCTTGAGCAGGAGAAGGAAAGGCTTGATGTGGTTGTTAACGGGATTGGTGCAGGGCTGGCTCTTGTGACGAAAGAATATCAGATTACCTGGATGAACCCGATTTTAAAAGGGTGGCTTAAAGAGGACCGGCTTACGCTGCCTTGTTACGCCGTGATTGGCGGTGAAAACACGCCATGCCTGAACTGCCCGATTACATGTCCCGGCCTTGATAAAATAGCCGATGAAGTCATGAAATTCAAGGACGGTGCCACTGGCGAGCGGATTTTCAGGCACAGAGTGTTCCCGCTTAACCACGCGATTGAGGAAGAGGGCGAATTCCTCGTTGTGCTTGAGGATATCACCGAGCAAAAGCAAATGGAAGAAACGATGATCCAGACCGATAAATTGAGCGCTCTCGGAATCATGGCGTCAAGCTTCGCCCATGAAGTCAACAATCCCCTGGCGACCATTAATGTATACGCTGAAGATTTGATTGACAGGATACAGGCCGGGGATGAGGATCTCGATGAAGAAGAGATGGAACATTATCTCCGTAAAATCAAGGAAAATACCGAGCGCTGCAAACGGATCACCGGGAATCTGCTCAATTTTTCAAGGAAAAATGATTGGACAAATGAGCATATTCGTATCAGGGAAATTATCGAAAACAGCATCAGCCTGGTCGAACATCAGCTGAAAAAACAACGGATTCAGCTTGAACTGCGAGTTGCTGAGGAGCTGCCGATGGTGACCGGAGATGGCCTTAAGCTGATGCAGGTAATCGTCAATCTGATCAATAACGCAGTCGATGCGATGGAAAGTGAAGGAAAACTGGTCATTTCAGCAACCGTTACTGACAGTGAAACTGTTTCAATCCAAGTGACCGACCGCGGCCATGGAATTCCCGCGGAAGCTATGGATAAACTTTTCGATCCATTCTTCACGACAAAGCCAATCGGCAAAGGCACCGGCCTGGGATTATCCGTATGCTACGGCATCATCCAGCAATTCGGCGGCAATATCATGATAGACAGCAAGCCATTGGAAGGAACGACAGTCGAAATACAGCTGCCCGCAGAACGTTTGGCGAAACCGGAAAATACAAATGGGTGA
- a CDS encoding sigma-54-dependent transcriptional regulator, whose product MSATRLLVVDDELDLLELLVRRLKRKGFDVDSAGTAEDALELVKKNEYDIGVYDIRLPRMDGIELLKETKKIQPDIEVLILTGHGTIDTAIEAMKVGAFDYITKPYNLSELELTIGKAAENKTLKEKNDSMKKIIAQHNEFSIIGDSANFKEVLAMTRRIADSDVPVLIEGESGTGKELFAKALHYWSCRAEEPFVPVNSGALPEHLLESELFGHARGAFTGASQDKKGLVEAAKGGTLFLDELGEMPLPLQVKLLRFLETGEFRRVGDVRERHVRVRVVAATNRDMEKEVAEGRFREDLYYRLNVVKLTIPPLRERKGDLPALIDYFIGRTKAPSKQLSAGAVSALEGYDFPGNVRELSHLIERGVLLSKGSMIEADDLLLPQAVKTNSYAEVPTSPLCSLEEVEKVHIENALKQMNWNKTKAADVLGISVRNLYRKIDQFGLKE is encoded by the coding sequence ATGTCTGCAACAAGATTGTTGGTCGTTGACGATGAACTGGATTTGCTTGAACTTTTGGTGAGGAGGCTGAAGCGAAAGGGGTTTGACGTAGACAGTGCAGGTACGGCAGAGGACGCCCTTGAACTTGTGAAAAAGAATGAATACGACATTGGCGTCTATGATATCAGGCTGCCGAGGATGGATGGCATCGAGTTGTTAAAAGAAACAAAGAAAATCCAGCCCGATATCGAAGTGCTGATCCTGACTGGCCATGGGACGATTGATACGGCAATCGAAGCGATGAAGGTTGGCGCTTTTGATTACATCACCAAGCCTTATAATCTATCAGAGTTGGAACTGACGATTGGCAAGGCTGCTGAAAATAAAACGCTTAAAGAGAAGAATGACTCGATGAAAAAAATCATCGCCCAGCATAATGAATTCAGTATTATTGGTGACAGTGCCAATTTTAAGGAGGTGCTGGCGATGACCCGGCGCATTGCCGACAGTGATGTCCCTGTCCTGATCGAGGGTGAAAGCGGCACAGGCAAGGAGCTATTCGCGAAGGCCCTCCATTATTGGAGCTGCCGTGCCGAGGAACCTTTTGTCCCGGTCAACTCTGGCGCATTGCCTGAACACCTGCTGGAAAGCGAACTGTTCGGACACGCCCGCGGTGCTTTTACCGGAGCGAGTCAGGACAAGAAGGGCCTGGTTGAAGCAGCGAAAGGCGGCACACTATTCTTGGATGAGCTCGGAGAAATGCCGCTCCCGCTTCAGGTGAAATTGCTGCGCTTCCTGGAAACAGGCGAATTCCGCCGCGTCGGCGATGTCCGTGAGCGCCATGTCCGTGTCCGCGTCGTCGCTGCCACAAACCGCGACATGGAAAAAGAAGTCGCCGAAGGACGCTTCCGCGAGGACCTTTATTACAGGCTGAATGTCGTAAAGCTGACAATCCCGCCGCTGCGCGAACGGAAGGGTGACCTTCCTGCGTTAATAGATTATTTTATTGGTAGGACAAAAGCGCCATCGAAGCAGCTGTCTGCTGGAGCAGTTTCCGCGTTGGAAGGGTATGATTTTCCGGGAAATGTCCGGGAGCTCAGCCACTTGATCGAACGAGGCGTGCTGTTATCGAAAGGAAGTATGATCGAAGCGGATGATCTGCTTTTGCCTCAGGCTGTTAAAACAAATTCTTACGCAGAAGTGCCGACTTCTCCGTTATGCTCTCTGGAAGAAGTCGAAAAAGTACACATCGAAAACGCCTTGAAGCAGATGAACTGGAACAAAACAAAAGCAGCAGATGTGTTAGGCATCAGTGTCCGGAACCTTTATCGTAAAATCGATCAATTTGGGTTGAAAGAGTAG
- a CDS encoding nuclease-related domain-containing protein → MIAKNRLIPREIIIYEAILKRLPLNHPRKAEFENKLSLKRAGYKGEKELDYHISQIDHSKLTILHDLRIPYNDTHFQIDTLLISNSLIIPVDSKYYAGTLEFYPEFNQMIQYLNGNEKVYPDPILQTKIQARQLKAFLKSHQFSSPPFEPLVAITNSQALIKNPTQSNEVSQRVFKSPGIFYKIVPYLEKYQKEILTDPDLKKIVKLLLRKHTPYLPNLKELPYSELQKGVECPACHAIGMERLHSQWGCRKCGFTSKDAHVAALKDYFLLYGHSATNSQLRDFLGISSIHQTRRMLSKLDLNTSGELKGRTYTPGKTFSLWD, encoded by the coding sequence TTGATAGCGAAAAATAGATTGATACCAAGAGAAATTATAATTTATGAGGCCATTTTAAAACGATTACCACTTAATCATCCGCGAAAAGCAGAATTCGAGAACAAACTATCGCTGAAACGAGCAGGATATAAAGGTGAAAAAGAATTAGATTACCATATATCACAAATCGACCACTCAAAACTGACCATTCTGCATGACTTAAGAATTCCCTATAATGATACTCACTTCCAGATTGACACCCTATTAATCTCCAATTCCTTAATCATACCTGTTGATTCCAAGTATTATGCCGGAACACTGGAATTTTACCCTGAATTCAATCAAATGATTCAATATCTAAATGGAAATGAAAAAGTATACCCTGATCCTATTCTCCAGACGAAAATACAAGCACGCCAACTCAAAGCTTTTCTAAAAAGCCATCAATTTTCTTCTCCTCCTTTTGAACCGCTAGTTGCCATCACCAATTCCCAAGCCCTGATCAAAAACCCTACTCAAAGTAATGAAGTTAGCCAAAGGGTATTCAAGTCACCAGGCATCTTTTATAAAATCGTCCCATATCTAGAAAAATATCAAAAAGAGATACTTACAGATCCCGATTTAAAGAAAATTGTCAAGCTTCTATTAAGAAAACATACGCCTTACCTTCCGAATCTAAAAGAACTTCCTTATAGTGAACTCCAGAAAGGGGTTGAGTGCCCAGCCTGCCATGCAATTGGCATGGAAAGGCTGCATAGCCAGTGGGGATGCAGGAAATGCGGCTTTACTTCAAAAGATGCCCATGTTGCTGCATTAAAAGATTACTTTCTCCTTTATGGACATTCTGCTACTAACAGCCAATTGAGAGATTTCCTCGGAATCTCCTCAATTCACCAGACCCGCAGAATGCTCTCAAAGCTGGATTTAAACACTTCCGGTGAGTTGAAAGGAAGAACCTACACCCCAGGTAAAACCTTTTCTTTATGGGATTAA
- the tatA gene encoding twin-arginine translocase TatA/TatE family subunit, with amino-acid sequence MLSNIGIPGLILILTLALIIFGPKKLPEIGRAFGQTLKEFKKSTRELTSDITDDIADDIKEIKKEI; translated from the coding sequence ATGCTATCCAATATCGGTATTCCAGGTTTGATTTTAATCCTCACCCTAGCGTTGATCATCTTTGGCCCGAAGAAGCTGCCTGAAATCGGCAGGGCGTTCGGCCAGACGCTGAAGGAATTCAAGAAATCGACTCGTGAGCTGACAAGTGATATTACCGATGATATCGCGGATGACATCAAGGAAATCAAAAAAGAAATCTAA
- a CDS encoding 4Fe-4S dicluster domain-containing protein, whose translation MGLFSNEKKVDYDKIVDKMLPDAKKEMDESQYDTDLGLNMARDARKVISGKLKIEDFHKVYSSSLTKEFGNYYASGDGPDIRKGDGPKWAMVIDLKKCVGCDTCTVSCKAENRTPPGISYNVVMESLEGEFPNIKAVNLPRPCMQCDKPACAQVCPTRATYKMENGIVAIDNDRCIGCRYCIVACPYGARSFDFGESYEQEMQGANDVTSPEYGVERGKREKGKTPIGTVRKCSFCFHRLQRGEEPACVETCIGDARFFGDLSDPNSVVSKLAASPRAFRLKEELGTHPNVIYLR comes from the coding sequence ATGGGTCTTTTTTCAAATGAGAAAAAGGTGGATTACGATAAGATCGTCGACAAAATGCTGCCAGATGCAAAGAAGGAAATGGATGAATCACAGTATGACACAGATCTTGGCCTGAACATGGCACGCGATGCCAGGAAGGTCATCAGCGGCAAACTGAAAATCGAGGACTTCCATAAGGTCTATTCATCTTCGCTGACGAAGGAATTCGGCAACTATTACGCTTCTGGCGATGGTCCAGACATCAGGAAGGGGGACGGACCGAAATGGGCGATGGTCATCGACCTGAAAAAATGTGTTGGCTGCGATACTTGTACGGTCAGCTGTAAGGCGGAGAATAGGACGCCGCCCGGAATTTCCTACAACGTCGTCATGGAATCGCTGGAAGGTGAGTTCCCGAACATCAAGGCAGTCAACCTTCCAAGACCATGTATGCAGTGTGATAAGCCTGCTTGTGCCCAGGTCTGTCCGACAAGGGCGACTTACAAAATGGAAAACGGAATTGTCGCGATCGACAATGACCGCTGCATCGGCTGCCGTTATTGCATCGTTGCATGTCCTTATGGCGCAAGGTCCTTTGATTTTGGTGAAAGCTATGAACAGGAAATGCAAGGTGCAAATGATGTAACAAGCCCTGAATACGGGGTCGAACGCGGGAAACGTGAAAAAGGCAAGACCCCAATTGGCACGGTCCGTAAATGCAGCTTCTGCTTCCACCGGCTGCAAAGAGGCGAAGAGCCGGCATGTGTGGAAACCTGCATTGGCGATGCTCGCTTCTTCGGTGATCTCAGTGACCCGAACAGTGTGGTATCGAAGCTTGCTGCAAGTCCGAGAGCATTCCGCCTGAAGGAAGAGCTTGGAACACATCCGAATGTAATTTACCTAAGATAG